From the Juglans microcarpa x Juglans regia isolate MS1-56 chromosome 7D, Jm3101_v1.0, whole genome shotgun sequence genome, the window AGACGTTGACCCAACCTCGTACGTGGATGGACCTGAGAACTTGGCCCTCCATCTCCAGGTCTTCTTCTCGGGCCCTCTTTCCCCAAGCCTGCCTTTTCCAGGCCTGCTTCTTGGGCCTAAATGCTGACCAGCCCACTCCTTGTCTGATCTACCATCTTCCCCCGTAACCTTCTGCAAGCCCAACAACTGCACTTGTGTTCTCACAGCCTTGGGGGGCCCATTTACTTGTCCAGACCCCTGGTCCATGCCTAGGTCCAAGTCAATGCTATCAATTAACCTCGTGAGCCTCTCCCTCTCAGCTATCAGTTCCTCCTTTATTCTAAGTAAGGAAACCTTCTCAGCTTCTTTCCCCTTGATCAGAAGACCTTCATCCCTTCCTGTGTAAACATCTCTGTCATGCCCTTCCACTCTGCCCTTCTTCTTCAAAATTCTATCTGTGCCCTTCAATTCAAAATCTGAACTAGTAGCAGCTCCTCTCATGGCTGGACCAACACCAACTATGGCCTCAGCATAAGTCTTGAATGAGGTGTTGTTCTGTACAGGAAGGTGATTGGGGACTTCCCTGCCATACTTCTCCCCTGCATTTTTCACACCACCACCACTCATCTCTCTGATCTCCAGTGCCAGccttctccatccttgacttccAGCATCTTCTGGGACAATAATGATGTTTCTTCTGCCACCACCTCTGTATTCCACAAAGGCCATATGTCTCCCAAAATCATTAGAGGATCTCTGAGCAATATAAGCACCGTTGCCATAACTGAAGGTTTTTATGTATTCCTTCTTGGCATCTACTTGATTGTGGCCTTCAAGAGACTGCACAACCCATCTCGCAGTGGTGAAACTGATTACCAGCTCTTTAGTCACCTTTCTTCCCCTCTCAATGATACGTAGAGCTCTGCTTCCTACATGCACTAACTCAAATAACTTCGATTCTATAATTACTGCCTTTCTAGACCCCATCCTTAACTATAACAGAAAATACTCCGTAATCATGTGAATCTCAATCAAAATCCATGGGAGCCTTCATCAATGTCAATACTCAGAAAAAAGATGTACGGAGAGAATGGTTGTGACATTTTGCTAATGGGATCGCTTAGAGAGGAGAACGGTGGCCATTAGACATGGGGAGTACGGGGGTCAATGGTCTACAAATTTGGTTAGGAGGCCTTATGGTCATTGGGAAAGCAGAAGGACAGCATAGGAGACATTTTCTGgatttgttaaatttgttataGGAATGGTAAAAAAGGCGTTTATTTTGGTGGCATTTGAAGGTGGTATGATTCATTCATGGAATAGGAATTATAATCAATAGATGCTTTTATTGATCTGCTATGTTGAATCTCCCAGCATGAACAAGGGAGGATTGGTTTGAATTGTAATCTTAAGCGCAAAGGCCAATATGAAGTGCATTGTTTCTATGAATTTTAAGAAGTCTAATCAGgcatccctttttttttttggaacatttTGGCAAGCATAGTCCCTAAGAAAGTAACTCTTTTATTTGAACATATGCTTTgggaaatattttctaacagTGAATAACATATTCTTGAAAATTACTCTATATATACTGTGGAATTCTTGGAGGGAGAAGAACAATAGGGCCATTCATGGTGGTGAGATTTCATGCTACAGCTAGAGTATTTTTCAGATCCATGTAAAGTTTAATGTTCACTACCGTATCCAttattgtattctttttttgaCAACAAAATCAGTAGACCTTTTCACTCAATTCTTTTAGTGAACCTTTTGTAAACATATATCATTAAAGTCAGCACTTTCTTCGCTCTCCCAATCACCCTTCCCCAAACTATTCACTCCATTGCAAATTCAGTCTCCacttaaaatgaatatataagaCTTCCAAACTTGCTAGGCTTGCACAGGTGCACATTGCAAGTACCAGTTAATGAATAAAGAGTTGAGAGTTACCCTTTCCAAGGTCATCCTCAAGCTCATGAACCACGAGGGCCCTACCAATAACCGCATTAGGACCGCCTAATGGTATCTGCATATTTTAGCCAGATTGTATGGTTAAACACCACTAGAAAGAACCACAATCAGAAACAAAACCACAAAAcgattcaaaattcaaaccaatATGGCCAGAATGAAAGTACATAAAAGACAACCACAAAGGCTAACTAAATTGATCTGAGGAAATAAGCAGCACCTGGCTATCCACAATTGTTGCCTCTGCCACCCCTGCATTACCCAAAGTTATGCAACTATGCATTAAAGTCgagaaataaaaagatcaaagaATATTCAAGAATGCATTACCATCGGCATTGGCAACTATGTTTCCCAGGTCACCCGCATGACGGATTTCATCCTCAGGAGCACCATGTGTCAGATTGTTAGGGTTGAAATGTGCTCctattgtttaaaatttgagaaagaaagattATACAAGAAGTGGATGTATAACTATAACTCTTCCAATGCAACGTTTTAATGACCCAGATTCTATTAGTTTGAACTTGAAACACAATCAGATCTTACCTGTTGAGATGCATCCATTTGTTGTGTCACCATACTCATGCtacacaagaaaagaaaattaaaacacaatTCAGAAGCTTTTCAGGGCCCAAACACACAGACGCATTGGTgctaaaagagaaaaagaaaaaaagattactTACTAGGTGAAATCCATGAGGCCCCGGAGTAAGCCCAGCAATACGTACATTGACAGTTGTGGGACCTATATGTCATGAGAACACTATAACTAAGAACACTAGCTAAGAACATTATAACTGTTTGAGAATATCAAAATTCTCCGGAACAGACTCTAGCTAAGAACACTATAACTGTTTGAGTCATTCAGTCAAAGTACCCCTTTTTCAACAtacaaaaactataaaaatcatCTGAGCCTATTAATACGAGGTCCCAGAAAAAGTATTTGTCATTGGAAGGTTCAAAATCCTGGAGTTAAGCTGCCACATCCTTGAAATAGCACATTGTTCTTCGTCCAATTTTCGATTTCCTTGAACATCTAATTTGCAACTATATACATCTAACCTTGACGCTCAAGAATCTTGTTTCTACTTCATTTGCATATATCTTAAGCCAGCATCCAGATTAAAGAATTGTATTGTACAAAAGAAAGTTGACAataaaagagggaaaagaagagaagagagaccATCGTCTTCCTGGGTCAACGTAACAACGCCTTCGACATTTGAGTTGCCCTTGAGAACGGCTACGGCTTTCTTGGTGGCGGCAACGACAGTGAGTGGTTTGGCGGAAAACGAGAGGGTCGGAGATTGGCGAGAGAGCTTGAGGGAGGCGCCGTGGAGGAAGGAGAACGAGCGGAGGAGAGGAGGTGGGTTGTGAGGGTTTGGGCAGAAGTgaggagaagagagaatgagtggGTGGGCAGCCATGGGTGCCAATGCAGCTTGCATTAGTGTGCTTGTGTGATGGGGATTTGACTCATATGAGTAGAGATAAAATATAACGGGAGAGATGATTGATGAAGCTTCTGGGGAATGCGGCGGCTAGGGGTGATAAACCGTCCGATGGACCGATCGAACTGTCCGTTTCGGTCTAGACCGAGACTTAgactggtccggtccgatcaTGTCTACATTTTAGAGGATTGAAACTTTTCGGTCCGGTCTatgatctaaaatttttttagaccggaccgaataaaaaaaaaatatatatatatattatatatataataattgtacgaTTAAcggtataaaattttaaatatattattaatacttgttaatattctataaattaacaatattatatatatatcttcatctaacatatcactattaacaatataaaattttaaatatgttattaacacttgttaatattctatgaattaactaatatataatatcaattagttaattatatagcaattatataaattaataatataattttcatcaaatttattatcattgactatataaaatatttttttattgagtttgttacataatccacattaataagtcacttaatttaatttagtattttaaataaattttttttattaattatttaaaaaaaaaattaagccgGACCGACCGGATTGGACTAGACCGATcgctatcggtccggtccggtccctttGGGTGTTCGGTCACGTCCGGTCCCGAAAAATGATAGACCGAAAACATTCGGTCAATcgccgaaccggaccggaccggac encodes:
- the LOC121239350 gene encoding superoxide dismutase [Cu-Zn], chloroplastic-like gives rise to the protein MKPPHSPEASSIISPVIFYLYSYESNPHHTSTLMQAALAPMAAHPLILSSPHFCPNPHNPPPLLRSFSFLHGASLKLSRQSPTLSFSAKPLTVVAATKKAVAVLKGNSNVEGVVTLTQEDDGPTTVNVRIAGLTPGPHGFHLHEYGDTTNGCISTGAHFNPNNLTHGAPEDEIRHAGDLGNIVANADGVAEATIVDSQIPLGGPNAVIGRALVVHELEDDLGKGGHELSLTTGNAGGRLACGVVGLTPV